The Nicotiana tabacum cultivar K326 chromosome 5, ASM71507v2, whole genome shotgun sequence sequence AGGCCTAAAATTGTGGTGCTGTGAAATGATTATGCGGGCCACAGTTCTCGAACTTCAGAAAGGGCACCAGGATCTTCGAGAAACACGGACCACTATTTAGAACCGTGGACTGTGATTGTTACTTTGGTAGGGTTATTTTAGAGAATTCTGTATTAATTTAGACACACTATGAATAGAATTTTGGTTGGTCTTTTTAGTAACTTTAACCGCCGGAAAACTTACAAGGGTTTTACTAAGCTACTTCGGAAAGGTTTTCATCATGTTTCTGGAGGGATTCGAGACAGTTTGCATTATCTACCTTTAATTTCTATTGCTTTTACCTCAAtttctagcatgagtagctaaattctcAGGTGGGGGTTGTACACTCAAATGATTTGCAAGTTAATGGGTTATTCGTTACTTGTCAATAGTTGCTTGGATTTTGATTATTTAATTGATCCCATGCTTAATTTGGTGAATTATTGATGGCCATCACTAGATTAAACCTAATCTATCTTAGTTCTTACTCGGGAATGTGGAAGAAGGATTGGATCAGAATCAATTAGTAAAAATCAGGTTTTGTAAAGATTATATAACAAAATTAATAGAGTCTAGAGCTAAGAATAGTTAGATTCTTATTTGGGAGTTTATCAAGTAGAACTTAAAGCATTCCATAGGTTTGGGAGAATTTAATTGGGATACACTCATTATTATTGGGAGATTTTATTAGGTTCATCATAATTGAATCTTAATCAATGAGGCAAGCGATTAGACAAAGTAAGAAATTTCCATTAGCTAAAGCAAATTAATTAGGGGCTACAACCCTAGTGTCTTTTCTAACTTTAATTAATTCTTGTTAGCTACTTGTTTGATTTTAATTCCACAAGTAAagttaattcaaaaaaaaataaaatacaacaaatattGGAATTGAACTTAAATTGGACTTAGTTTAAAAATCTGACTCACAAAAAGTAATCATATCTATAACTTGCTCTTTGTGAGAATCGACTCGGACTCACATCTGATTTTAGACAGTTTCTTTCAAATCAAATATCTTGTTCTTCTTTTTTCCAAATTGACAAATGTGTTCAACATTCTTCCGTATCGGAGTTAATTCATTCATTTCTTGTCAGGCCCCAGAACAAAGCCATCGGCAATATCATGGCAACAACAAGGGTGTGGCATGTCGCGCCTTGACGCTGGCCTTGTCTGAATTCAGAAGCAACATGCAAGGTATTGCTAGCCACGTGAAAGAACACACCTTTCTCAGAATCCTAGGGATCTAAATCGAGCTATAAGCCTCCTTCCTAGTCAAAAGCTTCTCATAAAAAGACTTGACAAATAAAACCCACTTTACctgttcaaaaaaaaaagacctgACAAAAAAACTCCATTGTTCCCCAACCCCACCTCTATCCATCGTGGCTATTCCGTGAAGTACTTTGTTTACGAAGTAAATCTACAAGCTCTGAAGCTTTGTCCCTCCCATCTTAGAAATTCCTCCTAAAACTCAAATTCCAGAAAACTTCATCATCTTGTACCTCGACTACCTTTAGGATTTGTTTGACTGGCAGCTCTATTTGACATGAGACTCTTTAAATGTTTGGGGAAGAGGTTTCCAAAGTGTTGTTACTGCACCACCTCTGCCCCCAGAAACTTACCCTCCTCCCTTTCCCTTCCCCTTCCCCTTCCCCTTCCCTAAATGGCACATTGTATCCCTTCATAATAATCCCTTAAAATAAGTATCCATAAGGCATATTGATATCCTCAGTTCTCCACTCCCTTCCGTAACCCCATTTTTTCCACTATCACCTCTCTCTCCAAAAAAGCATGTTCGTTGCACCCAAATCTCCAAAATCATTTCCCTAATAAGGCCTTTTTGAAAACCCTTAAAGTCTTTAATTCCAAGCCCTCCCAGCACTCATGATTCGTCATAATCTTCAATCGCACCACGTGAAACTTTCTTACCCCGTTTGACGAATCACATAAAAATTTAGTTGAAGCATTTCAAACTTTTCTAAACCACTAGCTGGAGTATGAAACAAGGACATGAAATATGTGGGGATGATCGGTAAAATGCTCTTAATGAGCACTTCTTTGCCTCCTTTGGACAAGTATCTTTTCTGACACCCTACAAGTCAATTCTCGACCCTTGGAATACCGGATTCTATGTTGCTTGGTCCTTGTTTAAAGCTTCTAGAGGCAAACCAATATAGGAAGTGGAAAGGACTCCGACTTTAGAACTTAACACATGTGCCAGCGACTCGATGTCCACCACCTTATCAACTGCAATAATATCACACTTTCTAAGATTGATCTTGAAACCTGACACCACCTGGAACCATATTAAAACTTGTCCTAGGTACTCCAACAACTTAACCGGGAAATTGAGAATAGTATCGCCTTGTCCCAAGACCCAAGTAAACTTAGACCAACCTGCCGCCTCCTTTTAAGATCTTGCTGGTCCATCACTTGGCAGAGGTCACACAAAGTCTTGTGTCCTTAGACTCTTGCCTATGTCAGAGTTAGAGCGACAATAAAGTTTCTCTCTACAACTAGTCCCATAGTTCACTATATCCTTTTTAGTTGTTAGAGAAGACAAAATGAACTATTTACAACGCTTCTATTAATATGGGTTTTCTCAAAGGCACTTGAGTTCATCTTTTGTTGTCCTAACCTAAAGGGGGTGCAATGCATATTAAAGATGTCCAACTGATTAGCCTACTAAGGAGGGCATAAGCTATTTTCATCTAGACTAAAGACAGCAATGTGAGGCATTATCTCTAGTAGTTAAAACCCTTGCCAGTATAGGTATATTAGAAATTCTTATTGTAAATAGGTGCACATGATATTGAGAAGTAAGAGTACGACCACATTGTGTAAGGGTATcaaccaaaacttgaaatatggAGAAGCACTCTAGACGGTAACCATTTTTGGATCATTATGGAGCAAGTATTATAGAAATCAGTTTTACTTATCAAAAATTTGATTTGTCGTGTTGTGGAATTATTTCACATTAGAAATAATACATagaaaataaaaagctaaatTCTCAAGCCATATAgcttccaaaaaatgaaaataaagaaagaaagcaaaattTAACTTGACTTTGCCTTATATCTTGCAGGCAAAGTCGGTGAAACCAACAAATGTAAGTCGAAAAATAAAGGTCACTAACCTCCTTTACCAGCTTTAGGTATCTTCCGGAAATATCTCGTTCCCTCCACCTCACTAGATCAACAACATTTAATCCAGACATCCAAGCACAAGATGTTTCATCCACTCTCTTGCTACCAAAAAGTTTCCTCAGCTGAACCAGCCGAACTGAGCAAGACTGCACCGCACCATTCACTTTCCCGTCCATATCGATGCCCCATAAGTCTGACAAGTCTCTTTGCACAATAACGTCATCATCCAAGACAACTACTTTCTTCAAACTATGGAATATCTTGGGAAGAAGATAATGGGAATGCGAAAAAACAGATAAGTATTCTGTTGTAGATGGTTTATCAACCTTGTGGAAGGAGACACGATATTCATCAGGCAGGGAAAGATGAATTGACGTTGATGCCTTATTGTTGTCCAGCTTAACATCTTCAATATTCAACACCTCAACTGTGGCCTCCATATACTTGTTCCTCGAGAACCATAACTTCATGGCAAAGTAATTCTGTCTATCTGTTACCACATGAAATACTTGACTCTCACTTTCCTGCACACAAAAGAAAACACAATCAGAAAAACTGATAGAAGTGTTAACAACAGAAACTTTTTGCAATTGAAGAGAGAATACACAAACCATACTTTAGCATGCATTACAGTGGAGTTAATTACGGCAGATGATGCCAGCACATTGTTGGAGAATATAACAAAGTGGTGAAGATCTGGATTCAAATGTCTCTCTGCCAATGACTGATCGATATCAGGTGAAGGGTCTCTAAAATACTCTACAGTTAGTCGCATTGACAAGCAATGATGACTCTTGGGCATGGTTTGAACTGCTAGTTGGTAGAGGAAGGCACTCTGTCTCATATGGAAAGTAGCTTCATCTTCAGTTAGATCAACTAGCTGTCTGAATTTCTTGTCTACGTTACTACAATCTACACGGCACGCCTTTGCTTGAGCAATTACAGCTTCCATCTTAGTTAACTTCTGATCAATCCTGGTGAACAAACAAAAGCATGAAGTTCCGTAAAACGTTTCATAAAATTTATTCATAGAATATACTCAAAAAATGACTTTAAGGATTCCTTCTACCTACAAGCAAAAGAATAAGTGGAAGACAAGAAACACGTAGTTGAGATATTTTTAAGCCTGACAAAAGCGAACAAACAAATGAAGCAAAAAAGTAATTAGACTAAAAGGGAGATTAGAGACAAAGCCCAACTAACGGAGTTGAGCTAAACCAGGTTAAAAGTAATTTGATTCAAAGAGGAATAGCAACAGGTCAATGATTGGAAGCTTCTTCTGTTACCATTATCAGATTTCAGGAAGAGAGTGGATGTTATTTAAAAAGTTTTAATTTGCTAGGACTTCTTATTTGACAAGACAGTCGACCAAATTcctaataatatttttcaatcaCCAGCactaagagaaaagagagaggcaGGGAGAAAGATAGGAGGAGAAGGGAAAGGAGCCAATCAAGCCTGAGTAGTGGATAGAGGAATGTGAACTCTGCAACTAGTATCAAACAGTTTGCTCCTGATCTATCTGAGTTGAGCAGGGGCTACATCTAAGTTTCATGAAGGAGTAAGATTTAGACAGCATTAACCAACCACAAAGTCAAGATCGTTCTCCAAACATATAAAAAGCAAGCTACACCTTCTCATTCTTAATCACAAAAAGATAAGATCAAATATTTTGACATTACTTGATGATTAAGAaaaaaggaaagctaaaacattTTTTGTTGCATAGTagcaaggaaaatattttcacaTACAGAGGGGGAAGATCTTTGTCTATCGTAGTTACACTGAGCACCCGCTCAAACTCTTGAATGTTTTGCTTCATTTCCTGCGACAGCTTGTCAAGAGCCGGAAGCTTCGCAATGCTAGGATAATAAGCCCGGGCCACATATAACAAGTCTTTCATCTTTCTCACAGTGAAATCATTCACTTTTTCCTTATGATTGCGACGCCATAAACAATAGCTCCCAAATTTTAGCTCACATAATTTCTCACCCTCGTCAATGCCTTTGATATTCCCAGTGGCAGCATGCATAGCACCAACACTTGTGCTCTGCTACACATAAGGTTAATACTTACTATTGTTTCAGAAGGAGACATAAGAATTAAAAGACTCATTTTTAGGATGAGAACATGTAAAAACATAAGGTTGCGGAACCACATACATTTGCTCTTGAGCGTTCTTTGGGCAACCCATCCAACATAGGAGAGCCGTCAATGCCTTTGATATTCTCAGTGGCAGCATGCATAGCAGCAGCACCTGTGCTCTGCTACACGTAAGGTTAATACTTATTATTGTATCAGGAGACAAAAGAATTAGAATAACAACACGTAAAGACTCATTTTTATGATGAGAACATGTAAAAACATAAGGTTGCGGAACCACATACATTTGCTCTGGGGCGTTCTTTGGGCAACCCATCCAACAAAGGAGAGCCTGAAAGAATAATATTGCAAAGATGAATAGCTTAAAAATCTAAATATATCTAGAGCTAGAGGTTACATAAGCTCCAACTACTAAGAAGGAAAGAAGCAAGATCACATTCAA is a genomic window containing:
- the LOC107765771 gene encoding putative galacturonosyltransferase 7 isoform X1, with translation MKGGIGGSLPAKRRWKGFVIAVLGLVLLSLLVPLVFLLGLHNGFHSSGFSTAQQSSSASGVRVYSRHSTAKNGSQSEGDESKHMDDLMRRLEPTFSKDIRENFVGEAENKTAGSPLLDGLPKERPRANQSTGAAAMHAATENIKGIDGSPMLDGLPKERSRANSTSVGAMHAATGNIKGIDEGEKLCELKFGSYCLWRRNHKEKVNDFTVRKMKDLLYVARAYYPSIAKLPALDKLSQEMKQNIQEFERVLSVTTIDKDLPPLIDQKLTKMEAVIAQAKACRVDCSNVDKKFRQLVDLTEDEATFHMRQSAFLYQLAVQTMPKSHHCLSMRLTVEYFRDPSPDIDQSLAERHLNPDLHHFVIFSNNVLASSAVINSTVMHAKESESQVFHVVTDRQNYFAMKLWFSRNKYMEATVEVLNIEDVKLDNNKASTSIHLSLPDEYRVSFHKVDKPSTTEYLSVFSHSHYLLPKIFHSLKKVVVLDDDVIVQRDLSDLWGIDMDGKVNGAVQSCSVRLVQLRKLFGSKRVDETSCAWMSGLNVVDLVRWRERDISGRYLKLVKEMNSEEAVTLRASLLTFQGEVYALDDKWVLSGLGHKYGVDSETVKNARVLHFNGKMKPWLELGIHDYTVFWRKFVDPENQFLSDCNIN
- the LOC107765771 gene encoding putative galacturonosyltransferase 7 isoform X2, whose protein sequence is MKGGIGGSLPAKRRWKGFVIAVLGLVLLSLLVPLVFLLGLHNGFHSSGFSTAQQSSSASGVRVYSRHSTAKNGSQSEGDESKHMDDLMRRLEPTFSKDIRENFVGEAENKTAGSPLLDGLPKERPRANSTGAAAMHAATENIKGIDGSPMLDGLPKERSRANSTSVGAMHAATGNIKGIDEGEKLCELKFGSYCLWRRNHKEKVNDFTVRKMKDLLYVARAYYPSIAKLPALDKLSQEMKQNIQEFERVLSVTTIDKDLPPLIDQKLTKMEAVIAQAKACRVDCSNVDKKFRQLVDLTEDEATFHMRQSAFLYQLAVQTMPKSHHCLSMRLTVEYFRDPSPDIDQSLAERHLNPDLHHFVIFSNNVLASSAVINSTVMHAKESESQVFHVVTDRQNYFAMKLWFSRNKYMEATVEVLNIEDVKLDNNKASTSIHLSLPDEYRVSFHKVDKPSTTEYLSVFSHSHYLLPKIFHSLKKVVVLDDDVIVQRDLSDLWGIDMDGKVNGAVQSCSVRLVQLRKLFGSKRVDETSCAWMSGLNVVDLVRWRERDISGRYLKLVKEMNSEEAVTLRASLLTFQGEVYALDDKWVLSGLGHKYGVDSETVKNARVLHFNGKMKPWLELGIHDYTVFWRKFVDPENQFLSDCNIN